One Etheostoma spectabile isolate EspeVRDwgs_2016 chromosome 12, UIUC_Espe_1.0, whole genome shotgun sequence genomic window carries:
- the aknad1 gene encoding uncharacterized protein aknad1 isoform X1 — protein sequence MEGEPEESEEDVKGEDKPTVLWEKSIQQSIFVDLSEDESLHLSDLESSLAFHLSQAESAASEASIHLSGSAELSALEYTSSESSIVRSPSEKAVESKSSILHVSAQRPNTIQDEPPFKQHDDVPEQDTSDEDQDDLPYDGDLGSPYFNQAANSEGNMSSDGREIVHASSDVPALLECNTRDKDDIIEHLGSVECNAEKPASLSQEDGHTKQDSFFYPSKPIEGQPCPSDINQLLLRHFSQEELLWSGRLIEAETLPEVSLLESVDYTVFSCATAHSSIKVNDNQSESDACNSQISQVSFGSDRTNEKCTTPTTISSLDEEAEMKIDNGTSTASDSFTSSSASIHSEQGSRNPSAAEKQENPEEDDQIQRVPLLRTRSFSEIKYGQGQVHYPLPDFSKIAPKVKIPKAPSGPVRSVPQSPTAMHRAQSSPGMLEVINRVLEDSVHTSEQPYVFRDEDKKSAPALVHHLQAEYDKLLTKYAEAENLIDQMRIGTNAQPSSELMLYLECADNDHQGNLIEGGHLGCVAPRIPPSENLAEKQETISRSNIKEVNTASSSQPEEGPSEGERMTAELTGIISQFMQKVEEFKLIVSNMSVSIAEQQMMLRSIMEAQDQLEREYISKKEEHRALEMQNYMGLSRNTGTFDPNRLIEGDIFRIGMHLEDIKEMIDKNVCEQISPPHSSSTPTSMEEMLHVKPSPLCMPALSPPPSLHEGPSAGFSHVGYKTEGRKEDENTEEVEEAIEVHGDEELQQRSELTTTDSLLKKTGHRHCHSRSSQGSVEGLGIQTAGAEEERSSVSLEVIDNSNILAYLSGSSSSLRQRQWTPNSRSTPDSVLNPAGECDLGDCVSPAVEVSSSSDARRDSDSHIPSKPPLDNSSVSQRILSPETDSGFGSSYLNQSASGPFHPNLLTESVHSQNEALSSSDSDGSCSNLQTAVHSAFLTSQRWASPHPSVQTQSCGAAAAVERWVESTTKEPSVRLQGSEHSPPAQLHHHVSEPALSTTMDTEERGSPLYSCSCNSEALLALQSEVSRLKKELEEGLVQLPHLAQKMDYLTSKYRQDCQERKSKTRPRTHHRPAYNSVWKPSSGSTQDVSDLSSSQVRIEDWISSDMGPSKSKGTDSGDTAGSEIILQFHSSPVAPEFQYRLCEALQSNRGSEGNSSVKTSRLNSSILKGGKACDSHAKQRLQTAVTESFYSKERWSLFSSASLQKPLLQVSYGSSSSLPASYKVREPPLQSVSHPRKHSTQSDSALLPSNVYFQRTPSPVSVPSKTGSRTGRRRGTKEEDMNRTLDQAIEVARSMKRTTDRMAKRLSADLSEAQVHRKHYSMQPPGGRKHHA from the exons ATGGAGGGAGAACCTGAGGAATCAGAGGAAGATGTTAAGGGAGAGGACAAGCCCACTGTCCTCTGGGAGAAGTCCATTCAGCAGAGCATCTTTGTCGACCTAAGTGAGGATGAAAGTCTCCACCTCAGTGATTTGGAGAGTTCTTTAGCCTTCCATCTGTCCCAGGCAGAGTCTGCTGCCTCCGAAGCAAGCATCCATCTCAGTG GGAGTGCAGAGCTGTCAGCCTTGGAATACACCTCCTCTGAGTCCAGTATTGTCAGAAGTCCGAGTGAGAAGGCGGTAGAGAGCAAGAGCAGCATTCTACATGTGTCTGCCCAAAGACCAAACACCATACAAGATGAGCCGCCCTTCAAGCAGCATGACGACGTCCCAGAGCAAGATACTAGTGACGAGGATCAGGACGACCTACCTTACGATGGTGACCTCGGAAGCCCATACTTCAACCAGGCAGCTAAttctgagggcaacatgagctCTGATGGGAGAGAAATAGTTCATGCAAGTTCTGATGTCCCTGCTTTGCTTGAATGCAATACAAGAGATAAAGATGATATTATTGAGCATTTGGGTTCTGTTGAGTGTAATGCTGAGAAACCAGCAAGTTTGTCGCAAGAGGATGGCCACACCAAacaagacagttttttttatccttccAAGCCAATTGAGGGGCAACCTTGTCCTTCAGACATTAACCAGTTGTTGCTGCGACACTTCTCCCAGGAGGAGTTGCTGTGGTCGGGTAGGCTGATTGAGGCAGAGACCCTGCCGGAGGTGTCCCTACTGGAGAGCGTGGATTACACTGTTTTTAGCTGTGCTACAGCACACAGCAGCATAAAGGTTAATGATAACCAATCAGAGAGCGATGCTTGTAATTCTCAGATTAGTCAAGTGAGTTTCGGCTCAGACAGGACTAATGAGAAGTGTACAACTCCAACAACAATTTCAAGTTTAGACGAAGAAGCAGAAATGAAAATTGATAATGGAACCTCTACTGCTTCTGACAGCTTTACATCCAGCTCTGCAAGTATACACTCTGAACAGGGCAGTCGGAATCCCAGTGCTGCAGAGAAGCAGGAAAATCCTGAAGAGGATGACCAGATTCAGAGAGTCCCACTTTTGCGCACCAGGTCCTTCAGCGAGATAAAATATGGTCAAGGCCAAGTCCATTACCCGCTCCCGGACTTCTCCAAGATCGCCCCCAAGGTGAAAATCCCCAAAGCTCCAAGCGGACCAGTCAGGTCTGTTCCCCAGAGCCCCACTGCCATGCACAGAGCCCAGTCCTCTCCAGGGATGTTAGAGGTGATCAACAGAGTCCTGGAGGATTCGGTCCATACATCAGAGCAGCCCTACGTCTTCAGAGACGAGGACAAAAAGTCTGCTCCAGCACTGGTGCATCACCTGCAG GCTGAATATGATAAACTACTAACCAAATATGCGGAGGCAGAGAACCTTATAGATCAAATGAGAATAGGAACCAAC GCTCAGCCCTCCTCAGAACTGATGCTTTATTTAGAGTGTGCCGATAATGATCATCAGGGAAACTTAATTGAGGGAGGCCATCTTGGATGCGTGGCTCCTCGCATTCCCCCGTCAG AAAACTTAGCTGAGAAACAAGAAACAATCTCCCGGAGTAATATTAAGGAGGTGAACACAGCTTCCTCCAGCCAGCCTGAGGAGGGTCCCAGTGAGGGGGAAAGAATGACGGCTGAGCTGACAGGCATCATCAGCCAGTTCATGCAAAAG GTGGAAGAATTCAAATTGATAGTGAGCAACATGTCAGTGAGCATAGCAGAGCAGCAAATG ATGCTGAGGAGCATTATGGAGGCTCAGGACCAACTGGAAAGAGAATACATCAGTAAGAAGGAGGAGCACAGAGCTCTGGAGATGCAAAACTACATGGGCCTGTCCAGGAACACTGGCACCTTTGACCCAAACAG gctGATTGAGGGAGACATATTTAGGATAGGGATGCATCTCGAGGACATAAAGGAGATGAtagacaaaaatgtgtgtgagcaGATTTCTCCACCCCACTCATCCTCCACTCCCACGTCCATGGAAGAGATGCTGCATGTGAAGCCCAGTCCTCTCTGCATGCCCGCTCTTTCACCTCCACCATCCCTGCATGAG GGGCCAAGTGCAGGTTTCTCCCATGTGGGTTATAAGACGGAGGGACGGAAAGAGGACGAAAATACGGAGGAAGTGGAGGAGGCCATTGAAGTCCATGGAGATGAGGAATTACAGCAACGCAGTGAACTCACCACAACTGACTCTTTACTGAAAAAAACTGGACATAGACACTGCCATTCAAG GAGCTCACAGGGCTCTGTGGAGGGACTgggaatccagacagctggggCTGAAGAAGAGAGGAGCTCTGTTTCATTAGAAGTGATAGATAACAGTAACATCTTGGCATACTTGAGTGGAAGCAGCTCATCCTTGAGACAGCGGCAGTGGACACCCAACAG TCGTAGCACCCCAGACAGTGTCTTGAACCCAGCAGGTGAATGTGATCTGGGTGACTGTGTGAGTCCGGCTGTGGAGGTCTCATCTTCCTCTGATGCCCGCAGAGACTCAGACTCCCACATTCCCTCAAAGCCTCCTCTCGACAACTCATCTGTATCACAG AGGATTTTGAGCCCGGAGACAGACAGTGGATTTGGGAGCTCTTACTTGAATCAATCAGCTTCTGGACCATTTCATCCAAATCTGCTCACAGAAAG TGTACACTCCCAGAATGAGGCTTTAAGTAGCTCAGACAGTGACGGCTCCTGCTCCAACCTGCAGACAGCCGTCCATTCAGCCTTCCTCACCAGCCAGCGGTGGGCAAGTCCCCACCCGTCTGTCCAAACACAGTCCTGTGGTGCTGCAGCTGCAGTGGAGCGGTGGGTGGAGAGCACCACTAAGGAGCCTTCAGTCAGGCTGCAAG GATCTGAACACAGTCCGCCTGCCCAGCTCCATCACCACGTATCAGAACCCGCACTCAGCACCACCAtggacacagaggagagaggcagCCCACTGTACTCCTGCTCATGTAATAG TGAGGCTCTCCTGGCCTTGCAGTCAGAGGTATCCCGGCTGAAGAAGGAGCTGGAGGAAGGCTTGGTCCAGCTGCCCCACCTAGCCCAAAAGATGGACTATCTCACCTCCAAATACAGACAGGATTGCCAGGAGCGCAAGTCTAAAACCCGACCTCGGACCCACCACAGACCAGCATACAACAG TGTGTGGAAGCCATCCAGTGGCAGCACACAGGATGTGAGCGATCTCAGTTCCAGCCAGGTGAGGATAGAGGACTGGATCTCTTCAGACATGGGCCCCAGCAAGAGCAAAG GTACAGACAGTGGTGACACAGCTGGCTCTGAGATCATATTGCAGTTTCACAGTTCACCTGTAGCGCCAGAGTTTCAATATAGACTTTGTGAGGCGCTGCAATCCAACAGAG GATCAGAGGGAAACAGCTCAGTGAAAACCTCTCGTCTGAACAGCTCCATTTTAAAAGGAGGGAAGGCTTGTGACAGCCACGCCAAGCAGAGACTACAAA CAGCCGTCACGGAGAGTTTTTACTCCAAGGAGAGGTggtctcttttctcctctgcgTCTCTCCAGAAGCCTCTTCTCCAGGTCAGCTATGGCTCCTCCAGCAGCCTGCCCGCCAG CTATAAAGTAAGGGAACCGCCTCTGCAGTCCGTGTCCCATCCCAGAAAGCACTCCACCCAGTCAGATTCGGCCCTCCTGCCCAGTAATGTGTACTTCCAGCGGACACCGTCCCCAGTATCAGTGCCCTCAAAGACCGGCAGCAGGACAGGCAGACGCAGAGGGACCAAG GAGGAAGACATGAACAGGACTCTAGACCAGGCCATTGAGGTGGCCCGCAGCATGAAGAGGACCACCGACCGGATGGCCAAGAGACTGTCAGCGGACCTGTCTGAGGCTCAAGTCCACAGAAAACATTACAGCATGCAGCCACCAGGGGGCAGGAAACACCATGCATGA